One segment of Mycobacterium spongiae DNA contains the following:
- a CDS encoding AMP-binding protein, translating into MSVVASSLPAVLRERASMQPNDGAFTYVDYDQSWDGVEQTLTWSQLYRRTLNLAVHLRERGSTGDRAVILAPQGLDYIVSFLAALQAGLIAVPLSVPYGGAHDERTTSVLADTSPAVILTASSVIDNVSEYAQPQYNQDVAAIIEVDRLELDGRLAGASRAVNHDWPDTLYLQYTSGSTRTPAGVMVSNKNLFANFEQIMSTYYGGYGKVAPPGSTVVSWLPFYHDMGFILGLVLPVLSGMPAVLTSPVGFLQRPARWMQLLASNTLAFSAGPNFAFDLASRKTKDEDLEGLDLGGVHGILNGSERVQPITLQRFIDRFAPFNLDPRALRPSYGMAEAVVYVATLKTGQPPKIVNFDAQKLPDGQAERSESDGSTPLVSYGTVDTQLVRIVDPDTRVECSEGAVGEIWVHGGNVACGYWRKPEESAHTFEASIVNPSQGTPESPWLRTGDSGFLSDGELFILGRIKDLLIVYGRNHSPDDIEATIQGITPGRCAAIAVPHDGAEKLVAIIELKKKDESDEEAMQRLGVVKREVTAAISKSHGLSVADLVLVPQGSIPITTSGKVRRAQCVELYRQDEFTRLDA; encoded by the coding sequence ATGTCCGTGGTTGCATCTTCACTGCCTGCTGTGCTTCGCGAACGCGCCAGCATGCAGCCCAACGACGGCGCGTTCACCTATGTCGACTACGACCAGTCGTGGGACGGTGTTGAACAGACTCTGACGTGGTCGCAGTTGTATCGCCGAACGCTGAACCTTGCTGTCCACCTCAGAGAACGCGGGTCGACCGGTGACCGGGCGGTGATCCTGGCCCCGCAAGGATTGGACTACATCGTTAGTTTTCTCGCCGCGTTGCAGGCCGGACTGATTGCGGTTCCGCTCTCGGTTCCTTATGGCGGTGCCCACGATGAGCGCACGACGTCGGTGTTGGCCGATACGTCGCCAGCGGTGATCCTCACGGCTTCTTCGGTGATCGACAATGTGTCCGAGTATGCGCAACCGCAGTACAACCAAGACGTGGCCGCCATAATCGAGGTCGATCGACTGGAGCTCGATGGACGGCTAGCGGGCGCCTCTCGGGCTGTCAATCACGACTGGCCGGATACGTTGTATTTGCAGTACACCTCGGGGTCGACGCGGACGCCGGCCGGTGTCATGGTCTCGAACAAGAATCTCTTCGCCAATTTCGAACAGATCATGTCGACTTACTATGGCGGCTACGGAAAAGTCGCCCCGCCGGGCTCCACTGTGGTGTCGTGGTTGCCGTTCTATCACGACATGGGTTTCATATTAGGACTTGTACTTCCGGTTCTGTCCGGAATGCCCGCGGTGCTGACCAGCCCGGTGGGGTTCCTGCAACGACCGGCCCGGTGGATGCAATTGCTTGCCAGCAACACTCTGGCTTTTTCGGCCGGCCCGAACTTTGCCTTTGACTTGGCTTCGCGCAAGACGAAAGACGAAGACTTGGAGGGCCTTGACCTCGGTGGCGTCCACGGCATTCTCAACGGCAGCGAACGGGTGCAGCCCATAACCCTGCAGCGCTTCATCGATCGGTTCGCGCCGTTCAATCTTGATCCCAGGGCGCTGCGTCCGTCGTACGGGATGGCCGAGGCTGTCGTGTACGTGGCGACCCTCAAGACGGGGCAACCGCCAAAGATCGTCAATTTCGATGCCCAGAAGCTGCCGGATGGTCAAGCGGAACGCTCCGAAAGTGACGGCAGCACGCCGTTGGTGAGCTACGGCACAGTCGATACGCAGCTGGTGCGCATTGTCGATCCCGACACCAGGGTCGAGTGCTCGGAGGGCGCGGTTGGCGAGATCTGGGTGCACGGCGGCAACGTCGCGTGCGGCTACTGGCGGAAGCCCGAGGAATCTGCGCATACGTTCGAGGCAAGCATTGTCAACCCGTCGCAGGGGACACCTGAAAGCCCTTGGCTGCGGACGGGAGATTCGGGTTTCCTGTCAGACGGTGAGCTGTTCATCCTCGGTCGCATCAAGGACCTGTTGATCGTGTACGGACGCAACCACTCGCCCGACGACATTGAGGCGACCATTCAGGGGATCACGCCGGGCCGTTGTGCGGCGATCGCCGTTCCCCATGATGGCGCTGAGAAGCTGGTTGCCATCATCGAACTCAAGAAGAAAGACGAGTCCGATGAAGAGGCAATGCAGCGCCTCGGTGTCGTGAAACGTGAAGTCACCGCTGCGATATCGAAGTCGCACGGGTTGAGTGTGGCGGATCTCGTTCTGGTGCCTCAGGGTTCGATTCCGATCACGACGAGCGGCAAGGTGCGCCGAGCGCAGTGCGTTGAGTTGTACCGACAGGACGAGTTCACTCGCTTGGACGCCTAG
- a CDS encoding RND family transporter translates to MAGHDEAKAGGLFDRIGGFVVRWPLLVIAAWIAVAAALTLLLPPLQVQAAKREQAPLPPDSPSMVLQQKMGEAFQEKTEAASLLMVVLSNENGLGPADEAVYRKLVENLRADTQDKMTVQDFLEVPEMKQLLASEDGKAWILPIQFPGTGMAPETHVAFQNVKAIVEETVAGTSLTAHLSGPVATMHDLQERGEADVRIIEIGTIISVLIILILVYRNLVTMLLPLVTIGASIATAQGTLSGLSEFGLAVNMQAIVFMTAVMIGAGVDYAVFLISRYHDYMRHGETSDVAVKKALMSIGKVIAASAATVAVTFLAMVFTKLEVFSAVGPAISVAIMVSLLGAVTLLPAILVLTGRRGWIKPRRDLTTRMWRRSGIRIVRRPKIHLVASLIVLVILASCAGLIRFNYDDLKTVPQDVESVQGYQALNRHFPLNGLTPMVLFIQSPRDLRTPGALADIEMMSRDIAEMPDIVMVRGLTRPNGEPLKETKVSYQAGEVGSKLDEALSQVSEHDAELDQLTGGAHQLADALAQVRDQVKGAIVSSSGMVNTLQAMIDLMGGDKTIQQLENASQYVGRMRALGDDLSGTVTDAEQTAVWASPMVRALNSSPVCNSDPACRRSRAQLAAIVQAQNEGVLNAIRSLAVTLQQTQGYQTLAQTVRTLDQQLKQVVATLNAVNGLAGKLAQLSQGADALADGSAALAMGVQELVDQVRNMGSGLNQAADFLLGIKRDAEKPSMAGFNLPPEVFGTDEFKKGAQIFLSPDGHAARYFVQSALNPATTEAMDQVNEIVRVADDARPNTELADATVGLAGVPTGLRDIRDYYNNDMRFIVIATIIIVFMILVILLRAIVAPIYLIGSVLISYLSALGIGTVVFQLILGQEMHWSLPGLSFILLVAVGADYNMLLISRIRDESPHGIRFGVIRTVGSTGGVITSAGLIFAASMFGLVAASITTMAQAGFTIGVGIILDTFLVRTVTVPALTTLIGRANWWPSQLGKDPYRQGKPGKLATKANLWLDQVKSIGRRKATAPVPAPQVATTTPGTNGQATEKAATIRVQSRGVSNGELHSAATGDGKHLIDRLPGHSLPLFGLIDLPVYDLGESLDSPTIATSNGNERVDHLFGHPLPLFGLAGLPTYGITNGDTNGDTNGDKATPNGNGHHPIDHEPDQPLPHVSPRSTD, encoded by the coding sequence GTGGCTGGGCACGACGAAGCCAAAGCCGGGGGGCTCTTCGACCGCATCGGCGGTTTCGTCGTGCGCTGGCCCCTGCTCGTCATCGCTGCCTGGATCGCGGTCGCGGCCGCGCTGACACTGTTGCTTCCACCGCTGCAGGTGCAAGCCGCAAAGCGCGAACAGGCTCCGCTGCCCCCCGACTCCCCGTCGATGGTCCTGCAACAGAAGATGGGCGAGGCCTTCCAGGAAAAAACCGAGGCCGCCTCCCTCCTGATGGTCGTCCTGAGCAACGAGAACGGACTGGGACCTGCCGATGAGGCCGTCTACCGCAAACTGGTGGAAAACCTGCGCGCGGACACGCAGGACAAGATGACGGTTCAGGACTTCCTTGAAGTCCCCGAGATGAAGCAGCTGTTGGCCAGCGAGGACGGCAAAGCCTGGATCTTGCCCATCCAGTTTCCTGGCACCGGGATGGCCCCCGAGACGCACGTGGCGTTCCAAAACGTCAAGGCGATCGTCGAGGAAACCGTCGCTGGCACGAGCCTGACCGCCCATCTCAGCGGCCCTGTTGCCACCATGCACGACCTGCAGGAACGTGGTGAGGCAGACGTGCGGATCATCGAGATCGGCACCATCATCAGCGTGCTGATCATCCTGATCCTGGTCTACCGGAACCTGGTCACCATGCTGTTACCGCTGGTCACCATCGGTGCGTCCATCGCGACAGCTCAGGGCACACTGTCCGGGCTCTCCGAGTTCGGCCTGGCCGTGAACATGCAGGCCATTGTCTTTATGACCGCGGTCATGATCGGGGCGGGGGTCGATTACGCCGTCTTCCTGATCAGCCGCTACCACGACTATATGCGCCACGGCGAGACGTCGGACGTGGCGGTCAAGAAAGCCTTGATGTCCATCGGCAAGGTGATCGCCGCGTCGGCGGCCACCGTGGCCGTCACCTTTCTCGCGATGGTGTTCACCAAGCTGGAAGTGTTTTCGGCAGTCGGCCCGGCAATTTCGGTAGCCATCATGGTGTCGCTGCTGGGCGCGGTAACCCTACTTCCCGCCATCCTCGTACTTACCGGACGTCGCGGCTGGATCAAGCCTCGACGCGACCTCACCACTCGTATGTGGCGGCGTTCGGGCATTCGCATCGTGCGCCGGCCCAAGATCCATCTGGTCGCCAGTCTCATCGTGCTTGTCATCCTGGCCAGTTGCGCCGGGCTGATCCGCTTCAACTACGACGATCTCAAAACGGTGCCGCAAGACGTCGAGAGCGTTCAGGGGTACCAGGCACTCAACCGCCACTTCCCGCTGAACGGACTGACTCCGATGGTGCTCTTCATCCAGTCTCCCCGCGACTTGCGGACACCTGGCGCCCTTGCCGACATCGAGATGATGTCCCGCGACATCGCCGAAATGCCCGACATCGTCATGGTGCGGGGCCTGACCCGGCCGAACGGGGAACCGCTGAAAGAGACCAAGGTCTCGTATCAGGCAGGTGAAGTTGGCAGCAAGCTCGACGAAGCGCTCAGCCAGGTCTCGGAGCACGACGCTGAACTGGACCAGCTCACCGGAGGTGCGCACCAGTTGGCCGACGCTCTTGCGCAGGTACGCGACCAAGTCAAGGGGGCCATCGTCAGCTCTAGCGGGATGGTAAACACCCTGCAGGCCATGATCGACCTGATGGGCGGAGACAAAACAATCCAACAACTCGAAAATGCATCCCAGTACGTCGGGCGTATGCGGGCACTCGGTGACGATCTGAGCGGGACCGTCACAGATGCCGAGCAAACCGCCGTCTGGGCCAGCCCGATGGTAAGGGCACTCAACTCCAGCCCCGTATGCAACAGCGATCCCGCCTGCCGTCGTTCGCGCGCCCAGTTGGCGGCGATTGTCCAGGCCCAAAACGAGGGAGTGCTCAACGCCATCAGATCGCTTGCGGTAACCCTGCAACAGACGCAGGGATACCAGACGCTGGCCCAGACGGTGCGCACTCTGGATCAGCAGCTCAAACAAGTCGTCGCCACCCTCAACGCCGTCAACGGCCTTGCGGGCAAGTTGGCACAACTGTCACAAGGTGCCGATGCCCTCGCCGACGGCAGCGCCGCATTGGCGATGGGCGTGCAGGAATTGGTTGATCAGGTGAGGAATATGGGTTCCGGGCTCAACCAGGCAGCCGACTTCCTGCTGGGGATCAAACGCGACGCGGAGAAGCCGTCGATGGCGGGCTTCAACCTGCCCCCCGAGGTTTTTGGGACTGACGAGTTCAAAAAGGGCGCCCAGATTTTCCTGTCGCCCGATGGGCATGCGGCGCGATACTTCGTGCAGAGCGCGCTCAATCCGGCCACCACCGAGGCGATGGATCAGGTCAATGAGATCGTCCGTGTCGCCGACGATGCGCGACCGAACACCGAGCTCGCGGATGCCACGGTTGGTTTGGCCGGTGTCCCGACCGGGCTACGGGATATCCGCGATTACTACAACAACGACATGCGATTCATCGTCATCGCGACGATCATCATCGTGTTCATGATCTTGGTTATTCTGCTACGCGCTATTGTTGCCCCAATATATTTGATCGGCTCCGTGCTGATTTCCTATTTGTCAGCCCTGGGTATCGGCACTGTCGTGTTCCAATTGATATTGGGACAGGAAATGCATTGGAGCTTGCCCGGACTGTCGTTCATACTCTTGGTTGCCGTCGGCGCGGACTACAACATGCTGCTCATTTCACGTATCCGTGACGAGTCGCCACATGGTATACGGTTCGGAGTCATCCGCACCGTGGGATCGACCGGCGGAGTCATCACGTCCGCGGGTCTCATCTTCGCCGCGTCGATGTTCGGCCTGGTGGCGGCCAGCATCACCACGATGGCCCAAGCCGGTTTCACCATCGGGGTCGGGATCATTCTCGACACGTTCCTGGTACGCACCGTTACCGTACCGGCCTTAACCACATTGATTGGCCGCGCGAACTGGTGGCCTTCACAGCTGGGCAAAGACCCCTACCGACAGGGCAAGCCGGGCAAGCTAGCGACGAAAGCCAACCTATGGCTAGACCAGGTGAAAAGCATCGGCCGCCGCAAGGCAACGGCGCCGGTGCCCGCGCCGCAGGTCGCCACGACCACTCCCGGAACCAATGGGCAGGCAACCGAGAAAGCTGCAACGATCAGGGTGCAATCGCGGGGAGTTTCCAACGGTGAGTTGCACAGCGCGGCAACTGGCGACGGCAAGCATCTGATCGACCGGCTTCCCGGCCATTCCCTGCCACTGTTCGGCCTCATCGACTTGCCGGTCTACGACCTGGGCGAATCATTGGACTCCCCAACAATCGCCACGAGCAACGGAAACGAACGGGTCGATCATCTCTTCGGCCACCCGCTGCCCCTGTTCGGCCTCGCCGGCCTGCCAACCTACGGCATTACCAACGGCGACACCAATGGCGACACCAATGGCGACAAGGCCACCCCCAACGGCAACGGTCATCACCCGATCGACCACGAGCCTGACCAACCGCTGCCGCACGTGAGTCCCAGGTCTACTGATTAA
- a CDS encoding phthiotriol/phenolphthiotriol dimycocerosates methyltransferase, which produces MTIPGLTVISPLPSPWLTTSTNETAGQKATSARFRYRRTGGGCRDLASNHVARRSETCTGVLIWSQALGGLPACLVVSCDTLPVALRYRLQSNPIVGKLTTKYFLPLGTRQVGDDVVFFNFGYEEDPPMALPLDPADEPNRYGIQLYHQTASQVDLTGKRVLEVSCGAGGGASYIVRNLGPASYTGLDLNPASIELCREKHKLPGLDFVQGDAQNLPFGDETFDAVLNVEASHQYPDFPGFLGEVARVLRPGGHFLYTDSRRNPVVPEWEAALAAGPLKKISERDIDTEAKRGLDANTNRSQEAIGRRTALLARLTRYAVGVLDWDLRRGGGFTYRIYLFVKE; this is translated from the coding sequence ATGACGATTCCCGGATTAACCGTGATATCACCGTTACCTTCGCCATGGCTCACCACGTCAACGAATGAAACTGCTGGTCAAAAGGCTACAAGTGCGCGTTTCCGGTATCGACGGACGGGTGGCGGGTGCCGGGATCTCGCGTCCAATCACGTAGCTCGCCGATCCGAAACTTGCACGGGCGTGCTGATCTGGAGCCAGGCTTTGGGCGGCCTTCCGGCGTGCCTTGTGGTCTCATGCGACACTCTCCCCGTGGCTCTCAGATACCGCCTGCAGTCCAACCCGATCGTCGGGAAGCTCACCACGAAGTACTTTCTGCCGCTCGGCACCCGCCAGGTCGGCGATGACGTGGTGTTCTTCAACTTCGGCTACGAGGAAGATCCGCCGATGGCGCTGCCATTGGATCCCGCGGACGAGCCGAACCGGTATGGCATTCAGCTCTACCACCAGACCGCGAGTCAGGTGGACCTCACCGGCAAGCGGGTGCTCGAGGTCAGCTGCGGCGCTGGCGGGGGAGCGTCCTACATCGTGCGCAACCTCGGACCTGCCTCCTACACCGGCCTGGACCTGAACCCGGCCAGCATCGAACTGTGCCGGGAGAAACACAAACTGCCAGGCTTGGATTTTGTCCAGGGCGACGCCCAGAACTTGCCGTTTGGTGACGAAACCTTCGATGCAGTGCTCAATGTCGAGGCCTCGCACCAATACCCTGATTTCCCGGGCTTCCTGGGTGAGGTGGCTCGGGTGCTTCGCCCCGGCGGACACTTCCTCTACACCGATTCCCGTCGGAATCCGGTTGTCCCCGAATGGGAAGCGGCGCTCGCGGCTGGCCCGCTCAAGAAGATCTCAGAACGTGATATCGACACCGAGGCAAAGCGTGGTCTGGACGCGAATACCAATCGCTCGCAGGAGGCGATCGGTCGGCGCACGGCGCTCCTTGCGCGTTTGACCCGCTATGCCGTTGGCGTGTTGGACTGGGACCTGCGTCGTGGCGGCGGGTTTACCTACCGGATCTACTTGTTCGTCAAGGAATGA
- a CDS encoding glycosyltransferase has translation MKFVVASYGTRGDIEPCAAVGVELARRGHDVRLAVPPNLIDFVESAGLSAVAYGNRDSQKQLDEQFLHNAWKIQNPIKLLREAMAPVTEGWAELSAMLTPVAKDADLLLTGQIYQEVVANVAEHFDIPLAALHFYPMRANGEIAFPARLPAPLVRSTITALDWLYWRMTKGVEDAQRRELGLPKASSPAPHRMTNRGSVEIQAYDEMCFPGLAAEWRGRRPFVGALTMGLPTDADDEVAAWVSAGTPPIYFGFGSMPVGTLADRVAMIGAACRQLGERALICSGPRDSTDGIQLFDHVKVVPRVNHAAIFPACRAVVHHGGAGTTAAGLRAGIPTLILWVTSDQPIWAAQVKRLKVGRGRRFSSTTGESLATDLRAILGPECVARARDVGARMTKPEASIAAAADLLEDTAQRGHAGPSAEGPSGRQRPV, from the coding sequence ATGAAATTCGTTGTGGCGAGCTATGGAACCCGCGGTGACATCGAGCCGTGCGCGGCGGTCGGCGTAGAGCTGGCGCGTCGTGGGCATGACGTGCGTCTCGCCGTTCCGCCGAATCTGATCGACTTCGTCGAGTCGGCCGGGCTCTCGGCGGTGGCTTACGGGAACAGGGACTCCCAGAAGCAGTTGGACGAGCAATTCCTCCACAACGCGTGGAAAATCCAGAACCCGATCAAGCTGCTGCGCGAAGCGATGGCGCCGGTCACCGAGGGCTGGGCGGAGCTGAGCGCGATGCTGACACCGGTGGCCAAGGATGCCGACTTGCTCCTGACCGGCCAGATCTACCAGGAGGTCGTTGCCAACGTTGCAGAGCACTTCGACATTCCGCTGGCCGCGTTGCATTTCTACCCAATGCGGGCCAACGGTGAGATCGCGTTCCCGGCGCGGTTGCCAGCTCCGTTGGTCCGCTCCACGATCACGGCCCTCGACTGGCTGTACTGGCGCATGACGAAGGGCGTTGAGGACGCGCAGCGCCGCGAATTAGGCCTGCCCAAGGCCTCGAGCCCAGCGCCGCACCGGATGACGAACCGCGGATCAGTAGAAATCCAGGCCTATGACGAAATGTGCTTTCCGGGTCTGGCAGCCGAGTGGCGTGGTCGGCGGCCCTTTGTCGGAGCGCTGACCATGGGCTTGCCGACCGACGCTGACGACGAGGTCGCGGCATGGGTCAGCGCTGGTACACCACCGATCTACTTCGGCTTTGGCAGCATGCCGGTCGGAACTCTCGCAGATCGGGTGGCGATGATCGGTGCCGCCTGTCGGCAGCTTGGTGAGCGGGCCTTGATTTGCTCGGGCCCACGTGACTCCACCGACGGGATCCAGCTTTTCGACCACGTGAAAGTAGTTCCCAGGGTGAACCACGCGGCCATTTTTCCCGCCTGCCGCGCGGTCGTCCACCATGGTGGCGCCGGCACCACTGCCGCCGGTCTACGAGCCGGGATCCCTACCTTGATTCTGTGGGTCACGTCCGACCAGCCGATCTGGGCTGCCCAGGTTAAGCGGCTGAAAGTCGGCCGGGGGAGGCGCTTTTCGAGTACCACAGGTGAATCGCTGGCGACAGACCTCAGAGCGATCCTCGGGCCGGAATGCGTAGCTCGAGCCCGCGATGTCGGCGCCCGGATGACCAAGCCCGAAGCCAGCATTGCCGCTGCCGCCGATCTCCTCGAAGACACCGCTCAACGTGGCCACGCTGGGCCGTCCGCGGAAGGACCTTCGGGACGGCAGAGGCCGGTGTAG
- a CDS encoding glycosyltransferase family 2 protein gives MSLLITVPVFGQHDYTHALVADLQREGADYLIVDNRGDYPTISDERVTTPGQNLGWAGGSDLGFRIAFSEGYSHAMTLNNDTRVSKGFVDALLDPRLPGDAGMIGPMFDLGFPYAVADNKPDAEDYVPRARYRKAPAIEGTALAMSRECWDAVGGMDLSTFGRYGWGLDLDLALRARKAGFGLYTTEMAYINHFGRKTANTHFGGRKYHWGASAAMIRGLRRTHGWPAAMGILREMGMAHNRKWHKSFPLSYATSC, from the coding sequence GTGTCACTACTGATTACGGTGCCGGTATTCGGTCAGCACGACTACACGCATGCACTGGTGGCCGACCTGCAGCGCGAAGGTGCCGACTATCTGATCGTCGACAATCGTGGTGACTATCCCACGATCAGTGACGAGCGAGTCACCACGCCGGGACAGAACCTGGGTTGGGCCGGGGGTAGCGATCTCGGTTTCCGAATTGCTTTCTCCGAGGGTTACTCCCACGCAATGACGCTCAACAACGACACTCGGGTTTCGAAGGGATTTGTCGACGCGCTACTCGACCCTCGCTTGCCCGGCGATGCAGGCATGATCGGGCCGATGTTCGATCTGGGGTTCCCGTACGCGGTGGCTGACAACAAGCCGGACGCCGAAGACTACGTCCCTCGAGCGCGATATCGCAAAGCACCCGCTATCGAGGGTACCGCGCTTGCCATGTCACGTGAATGCTGGGATGCGGTCGGGGGAATGGACCTGTCCACTTTTGGACGCTACGGATGGGGGCTCGACCTCGATCTTGCGCTGCGGGCGCGAAAAGCTGGGTTTGGCTTGTACACAACCGAGATGGCCTACATCAACCACTTCGGACGCAAGACCGCCAACACACATTTTGGCGGCCGGAAATACCATTGGGGCGCTAGCGCAGCCATGATCCGTGGGTTGCGACGAACCCATGGCTGGCCGGCGGCCATGGGTATCCTGCGAGAGATGGGCATGGCGCATAACCGCAAGTGGCACAAGTCATTTCCGCTTTCTTATGCCACCAGCTGTTAG
- a CDS encoding glycosyltransferase has product MKFVLAVHGTRGDVEPCAAVGVELARRGHEVRMALPPNLVGFVESAGLHGVAYGPDSGEQINAVAAFIRNLTKAQNPLNLVRAGKELFVEGWADMGTTLTALADGADLLMTGQTYHGVVANVAEYYDIPLAALHHFPVQVNGQLAIPWIPTPLLRPALMRSAMKGSWRLYSYVSKDADSTQRRALRLPPTSTPAAQRIAEGRAPEIQAYEQALFPGLAAEWDGQRPFVGALTMDRHSEPDEDLASWLAAGTPPIYFGFGSTPVQSPTETLAMISDACAELGERALVFSPVNATDDIKHAEHVKFVGLVNYSALLPSCRAVVHHGGAGTTAAGLRAGKPTLILWDVADQPLWAAAVRRLKVGSAKRFTHITRKSLLAELRTILAPDYVARAREISAQMTTPAVAVATAADLLEKAVRTYA; this is encoded by the coding sequence ATGAAATTTGTCCTGGCAGTCCACGGCACCCGTGGCGATGTCGAACCCTGTGCCGCCGTAGGAGTGGAGCTCGCGCGCCGGGGGCACGAAGTCCGGATGGCGTTGCCGCCCAACCTTGTTGGATTCGTCGAATCGGCCGGGCTGCACGGCGTCGCCTATGGGCCGGACTCGGGCGAACAAATAAACGCGGTCGCAGCGTTCATTCGAAACCTCACCAAAGCTCAGAATCCACTCAACCTCGTGCGCGCGGGCAAAGAACTCTTCGTCGAGGGCTGGGCGGACATGGGCACGACACTGACTGCGCTTGCCGATGGCGCCGACCTGCTGATGACCGGCCAGACATACCACGGCGTGGTCGCCAACGTCGCTGAGTACTACGACATCCCGCTGGCGGCATTGCATCATTTCCCGGTACAGGTCAACGGCCAACTCGCCATTCCGTGGATACCGACGCCGCTACTTCGCCCCGCGTTGATGCGATCGGCGATGAAGGGGTCCTGGCGACTGTATTCGTACGTCAGCAAGGACGCCGATTCCACGCAACGACGTGCATTGCGCCTGCCACCGACGTCGACCCCGGCGGCGCAACGGATCGCCGAGGGCCGAGCGCCCGAGATTCAGGCCTACGAACAGGCTCTGTTCCCTGGACTCGCCGCCGAGTGGGACGGCCAGCGACCATTTGTCGGCGCGCTGACGATGGACCGGCACAGCGAACCCGACGAGGACCTCGCGTCATGGCTTGCGGCCGGAACGCCGCCGATCTACTTCGGTTTCGGTAGCACTCCGGTGCAATCGCCTACCGAGACCCTCGCCATGATTTCGGATGCCTGCGCAGAGCTGGGCGAGCGAGCCTTGGTTTTTTCGCCCGTCAACGCCACTGACGATATCAAGCACGCAGAGCATGTGAAATTCGTTGGTCTGGTCAACTATTCAGCACTTCTGCCGAGTTGTCGCGCAGTGGTCCATCACGGTGGCGCCGGCACCACCGCGGCCGGCCTGCGGGCCGGGAAACCCACATTGATTCTGTGGGATGTGGCGGATCAGCCACTTTGGGCAGCTGCCGTCCGCCGCCTGAAAGTCGGATCGGCCAAACGTTTTACCCACATCACTCGTAAGTCGCTGCTCGCCGAGCTGCGCACCATCTTGGCGCCGGACTACGTCGCCCGAGCTCGCGAAATCTCTGCTCAGATGACCACGCCGGCAGTCGCTGTGGCCACGGCGGCCGACCTCTTGGAGAAAGCGGTGCGCACGTACGCCTAG